One window of the Triticum dicoccoides isolate Atlit2015 ecotype Zavitan chromosome 3B, WEW_v2.0, whole genome shotgun sequence genome contains the following:
- the LOC119279958 gene encoding E3 ubiquitin-protein ligase RING1-like — translation MAMSKHAAGLAAVAGPVVVRQVEATTICFSEDPAPANTGYLFAVMVTCYVKRSLDFRGHGQRPYVLEQEYIWDGSDTATTTFLVRDLSTLQSDGACRWALRGMLAELPQVRALDLPEDEWDAVVPADVVPQIVRLAHGDDASYGFTFCFAMEVNRRFIHGELALLMACKEWELGGSKRADDCPICLDGLELERQPAVELPCKHPFHSQCISTWFSKETTCPMCRGDVRLCALPEFLNL, via the coding sequence ATGGCGATGTCGAAGCATGCCGCCGGCCTCGCCGCCGTCGCTGGCCCAGTAGTCGTGCGCCAGGTGGAGGCGACCACCATCTGCTTCTCCGAGGATCCCGCGCCGGCCAACACCGGCTACCTGTTCGCGGTGATGGTGACGTGCTACGTGAAGCGGTCCCTGGACTTCCGCGGGCACGGCCAGCGCCCgtacgtgctggagcaggagtacATCTGGGATGGCAGCGACACCGCCACCACCACATTCCTCGTCAGAGACCTCTCCACGCTCCAGAGCGACGGCGCCTGCCGCTGGGCCCTCCGCGGGATGCTGGCGGAGCTGCCGCAGGTCCGGGCGCTCGACCTTCCCGAGGACGAGTGGGACGCCGTCGTGCCGGCGGACGTCGTGCCGCAGATCGTCCGCCTGGCGCACGGCGACGACGCCAGCTACGGCTTCACCTTCTGCTTCGCGATGGAGGTGAACCGGCGGTTCATACACGGCGAGCTGGCCCTCCTTATGGCTTGCAAGGAGTGGGAGCTGGGCGGCAGCAAGAGGGCCGACGACTGCCCGATCTGCTTGGATGGCCTGGAGCTGGAAAGACAGCCCGCCGTGGAGCTGCCGTGCAAGCACCCGTTCCACAGCCAGTGCATTTCCACATGGTTTTCTAAGGAGACAACTTGCCCGATGTGCCGTGGCGACGTGAGGCTCTGCGCTCTGCCGGAGTTTCTCAACCTGTAG